A single region of the Raphanus sativus cultivar WK10039 chromosome 1, ASM80110v3, whole genome shotgun sequence genome encodes:
- the LOC108841455 gene encoding F-box/kelch-repeat protein At1g15670 produces the protein MELIPDLPEPVARECLLRSSYQQFPLIASVSKLWRREISLPDFLRHRKASGHSQELVVLSQAMIKPVSKLGSVKTIPTPVYRISVLEPESGLWTELPLVPGKSNGLPLFCRLASVGTDLVVIGGLDPATWRTSDSVFVFSFLTSTWRNGTSMPGGPRSFFACASDSERSVFVAGGHDEDKNALTSALAYDVAQDRWALLPDMGRERDECAAVFHAGKLHVIGGYTTAEQGQFSKTAESFDVTARRWGPETRDFLAPGMTSWPPVCAAGGNGVLYACCRRDLMVMMSGDTWRKVGDLPADVCNVSNVAVRKSGKLVVIGSARYGEPSVAYNWDMSDSRWEKLETCEKHEGHVQAGCFLEL, from the coding sequence ATGGAGCTGATCCCTGATCTTCCCGAGCCCGTAGCCCGCGAGTGTCTCCTACGTTCCTCCTACCAGCAATTCCCTCTGATCGCCTCTGTTTCCAAACTCTGGCGGCGAGAGATCAGTCTCCCTGATTTTCTCCGACACCGGAAAGCTTCGGGACACAGCCAGGAGCTTGTTGTCTTGTCCCAGGCTATGATCAAACCGGTTTCAAAACTCGGTTCGGTAAAAACAATCCCCACTCCCGTGTACCGGATCTCTGTTCTTGAACCGGAGTCCGGTTTATGGACCGAGCTGCCTCTGGTTCCCGGAAAATCCAACGGTTTGCCTCTGTTCTGTCGACTAGCTTCTGTCGGGACCGATCTTGTCGTGATCGGTGGGCTCGACCCGGCCACGTGGCGAACCTCTGATTCGGTCTTCGTATTCAGCTTCTTGACTTCCACGTGGCGTAACGGGACGAGCATGCCGGGTGGACCACGTTCCTTCTTCGCCTGCGCTTCCGATTCCGAACGGAGCGTGTTCGTCGCCGGCGGACACGACGAAGACAAGAACGCGCTGACGTCAGCTCTCGCGTACGACGTGGCCCAAGACAGATGGGCTTTGTTGCCAGATATGGGCCGGGAGAGAGACGAATGCGCGGCGGTTTTCCACGCTGGCAAACTTCACGTTATAGGCGGTTACACGACGGCGGAACAGGGGCAGTTTAGTAAAACCGCCGAGTCGTTCGACGTCACCGCGCGGCGGTGGGGACCAGAGACTAGAGATTTTCTCGCTCCCGGGATGACTAGCTGGCCTCCGGTATGCGCAGCCGGCGGAAACGGAGTGCTTTACGCTTGCTGCCGTCGTGATCTGATGGTGATGATGAGTGGTGACACGTGGCGGAAAGTTGGGGATCTGCCTGCTGACGTGTGTAATGTATCAAACGTGGCGGTAAGGAAGTCTGGAAAGCTGGTCGTGATCGGTTCGGCTCGGTACGGCGAACCAAGTGTAGCGTATAATTGGGATATGAGTGATTCTCGATGGGAGAAACTGGAAACATGTGAAAAACACGAAGGTCACGTTCAAGCTGGTTGTTTCTTGGAGTTATAA
- the LOC108843759 gene encoding uncharacterized protein LOC108843759, translated as MEGPLLTKSEHIVDTTIIGNSSSVDDQTPHEVVERGDPYADQSFWNPIEFVVTIVQISAASILLIQPRDQEHPQTILLIWIIGYTCGCIATLPIICWRFWYYNRSVSSQYAEEYSGGTRINAVMDTLKMVLEYFFVSWFVVFVWNFMVNPSSLDDTTTQFFWLITALLTFSFIRYVLVNLACAVVCYLLPGTLCLLAAREVLEIIMRLIGAFLACICR; from the exons ATGGAGGGGCCTTTGTTGACCAAGAGTGAGCACATCGTTGACACTACAATCATCGGAAACTCTTCATCAGTCGATGATCAAACACCACATGAGGTTGTTGAACGGGGTGATCCATATGCAGATCAAAGTTTTTGGAACCCAATCGAGTTTGTTGTGACTATTGTCCAGATTTCTGCAGCGTCAATACTTCTGATTCAGCcaagagatcaagaacatccacAAACAATATTGTTGATATGGATCATCGGTTATACCTGTGGTTGTATTGCCACTCTCCCTATCATATGTTGGCGTTTTTGGTATTATAACCGAAGTGTTAGCTCTCAATATGCAGAAGAATACTCAGGAGGAACAAG AATCAATGCGGTGATGGACACGTTGAAAATGGTGCTTGAATATTTCTTCGTGAGTTGGTTTGTGGTGTTTGTATGGAATTTTATGGTCAACCCATCATCTCTAGATGATACTACTACTCAATTCTTCTG GTTAATTACGGCTCTCCTTACTTTCAGTTTCATCAGATATGTACTTGTGAATCTAGCATGTGCAGTGGTCTGTTACTTGTTGCCTGGGACCTTATGTCTTCTCGCCGCTAGGGAAGTCCTGGAAATCATAATGAGGCTTATAGGTGCATTCCTTGCGTGCATCTGCCGTTAA
- the LOC108812239 gene encoding centromere protein C isoform X2, whose product MVDPGRSSTLESDPLHSYSGLSLFPRTLKSMSIPPPPPLYQSDALQQTHTLLESMPFEVSKEHQEQAKCILDESSQVLEQGTGSSGVAASEEDANVVGVEANPIPTKRERRPAYERKRAHFTFKPTISESSPQKEPTFDPSKYPKPREYFAAYERFLIAQREWQKQTGTFVKETHQYQKRPRRPELPGRKRGTYKHTYTDSYLIDLKNSQSENPVPSEQSLEENAAAHVKPAEQSLEENTAAHVKTADREVDDSTANADKNLENILTELLACSPDELDGDAGVKLLEERLNIKPIDKQRLAFPEIPEFIDVRRMDLKASGRNPSKPRTALSNIQNLVKGINSDASRKKSQASPSYSPQDQFSFPDRLNLLPGDQQPGEVDTAKDSNATLGSSVANNTDNVITDASPSNVGAVHVASEFNNSVQKSFFEDGSDTLSGVHRSNSSPDRNADNCVDSITDIDPATLKLNVDVQTKGNEGDVLMGESEANRNTGRRENDVDINEITEQLDNLAEVAPRDDARMDHFTVEDESIPYQQEQYNTMEGSIEHEEHIQGPPHGEENDNADTTCGVQVEDAQEAHNSSAKQTNKRSKRGSSDSNMKKRSKTVHGESEKDKQTKTLSHESRAKKQTKGKANERTEKTQKKTVTRESQMFSRRKSLAAAGTNWETGVRRSTRIKSRPLEYWKGERFLYGRVHGSLATVIGIKYESPGNKGKGETRALKVKSFVSDAYKEFVESAALH is encoded by the exons ATGGTTGATCCGGGACGGAGTTCAACTCTAGAGTCAGATCCCCTACATTCTTACTCAGGTCTCTCCTTGTTTCCTCGCACGCTGAAATCAATGTCcatccctcctcctcctcctctctacCAATCCGACGCTCTTCAGCAGACGCATACTCTCCTCGAATCTATG CCTTTTGAAGTTTCAAAAGAGCATCAGGAGCAGGCAAAGTGTATCTTAGATGAAAGCTCACAAGTTTTAGAGCAAGGCACTGGGAGCAGTGGTGTAGCAGCATCAGAAGAAGATGCGAATGTTGTTGGTGTCGAGGCGAACCCTATCCCTACTAAGCGGGAAAGAAGACCGGCGTATGAACGTAAACGAGCACACTTTACTTTCAAGCCTACGATAAG TGAATCATCACCTCAAAAAGAACCAACTTTTGATCCAAGTAAATATCCAAAACCAAGAGAGTACTTTGCTGCGTATGAGAGATTTCTAA TTGCTCAACGAGAATGGCAGAAGCAGACTGGCACCTTTGTAAAAGAGACACACCAGTATCAGAAACGCCCTCGCAGACCAGAGCTTCCAGG GAGAAAACGGGGTACATACAAGCATACTTATACGGATAGTTATCTCATTGACTTGAAAAATTCTCAAAGTGAAAACCCCGTTCCTTCTGAACAAAGCTTAGAGGAAAACGCTGCTGCACATGTTAAGCCTGCGGAACAAAGCTTAGAGGAAAACACAGCTGCACATGTTAAGACTGCGGACAGAGAAGTTGATG ATTCAACGGCAAACGCAGACAAGaacttagaaaatattttgactGAGTTGCTTGCTTGCTCTCCGGATGAGCTTGACGGGGATGCTGGTGTCAAGCTTTTGGAGGAACGCTTGAATATCAAGCCCATTGATAAGCAAAGGCTTGCTTTCCCTGAAATTCCTGAATTTATAGATGTCAGAAGAATGGACTTGAAGGCGTCTGGAAGGAACCCATCAAAGCCAAGAACTGCGTTGTCAAACATACAGAATTTGGTAAAAGGGATCAACAGTGATGCGAGTCGGAAAAAAAGCCAGGCATCACCATCATATTCACCACAGGATCAGTTTTCATTTCCCGACAGGCTTAATTTGCTTCCAGGCGATCAACAGCCTGGAGAGGTCGATACTGCAAAGGATTCGAATGCCACTTTGGGATCTTCAGTGGCCAACAATACTGATAACGTTATAACTGATGCATCTCCGTCTAATGTGGGCGCTGTTCACGTTGCTAGCGAATTCAACAATTCAGTGCAGAAGAGTTTCTTTGAAGATGGTTCTGACACTCTCTCTGGCGTCCATAGATCTAATTCAAGTCCAGATAGGAACGCAGATAACTGTGTGGATAGCATCACGGACATAGATCCAGCCACACTGAAGCTGAATGTAGATGTGCAAACAAAAGGAAATGAGGGAGATGTACTCATGGGTGAAAGTGAAGCAAACAGAAACACTGGCAGAAGAGAAAATGATGTTGATATCAATGAAATAACTGAGCAGTTAGACAACCTG GCGGAAGTTGCACCTAGAGACGATGCAAGAATGGATCATTTTACTGTAGAAGATGAAAGCATCCCATATCAGCAAG AACAATACAACACCATGGAGGGATCCATTGAACATGAGGAGCACATTCAAGGACCACCACATGGAGAGGAAAATGACAACGCAGACACTACTTGTGGAGTTCAAGTAGAAGATGCTCAG GAGGCTCACAACTCGTCAGCGAAACAGACAAACAAGAGAAGCAAGAGAGGATCTTCTGATAGCAATATGAAAAAGCGAAGCAAAACCGTGCACGGCGAGAGTGAGAAGGACAAGCAAACGAAAACATTATCACATGAAAGTAGAGCAAAGAAGCAAACCAAAGGAAAAGCGAACGAGAGAACGGAGAAGACGCAAAAGAAGACAGTAACACGTGAGAGTCAGATGTTCTCCCGTAGGAAAAGCCTTGCAG CTGCTGGTACTAATTGGGAAACTGGTGTCAGACGAAGTACAAGGATTAAGTCGAGACCTCTTGAATACTGGAAAGGTGAAAGATTCTTGTACGGACGTGTTCACGGGA GTTTGGCGACTGTGATCGGAATAAAGTATGAATCTCCGGGGAACAAGGGCAAAGGCGAAACGCGCGCATTGAAGGTGAAATCATTTGTATCTGATGCATACAAAGAGTTCGTTGAATCAGCCGCCTTGCACTGA
- the LOC108805087 gene encoding pyrophosphate-energized vacuolar membrane proton pump 1, whose product MVASAFLPELWTEILIPVCAVVGIVFSLFQWFIVSRVRVSADQGPSSSSSGGSNNGKNGYGDYLIEEEEGVNEQSVVAKCAEIQTAISEGATSFLFTEYRYVGVFMVIFAAIIFVFLGSVEGFSTENKPCTYDETKTCKPALATAAFSTVAFILGAVTSVLSGFLGMKIATYANARTTLEARKGVGKAFIVAFRSGAVMGFLLAASGLLVLYVTINVFKIYYGEDWEGLFEAITGYGLGGSSMALFGRVGGGIYTKAADVGADLVGKIERNIPEDDPRNPAVIADNVGDNVGDIAGMGSDLFGSYAEASCAALVVASISSFGINHDFTAMCYPLLISSMGILVCLITTLFATDFFEIKAVKEIEPALKNQLIISTVIMTVGIAIVSYVGLPSSFTIFNFGAQKVVKNWQLFLCVCVGLWAGLIIGFVTEYYTSNAYSPVQDVADSCRTGAATNVIFGLALGYKSVIIPIFAIAVSIFVSFSFAAMYGVAVAALGMLSTIATGLAIDAYGPISDNAGGIAEMAGMSHRIRERTDALDAAGNTTAAIGKGFAIGSAALVSLALFGAFVSRAGVHTVDVLTPKVIIGLLVGAMLPYWFSAMTMKSVGSAALKMVEEVRRQFNTIPGLMEGTAKPDYATCVKISTDASIKEMIPPGCLVMLTPLIVGFFFGVETLSGVLAGSLVSGVQIAISASNTGGAWDNAKKYIEAGVSEHAKSLGPKGSEPHKAAVIGDTIGDPLKDTSGPSLNILIKLMAVESLVFAPFFATHGGILFKYL is encoded by the exons ATGGTGGCGTCAGCTTTTCTTCCGGAGCTCTGGACGGAGATCCTCATCCCTGTCTGCGCGGTGGTCGGCATCgtcttctctctcttccaaTGGTTCATCGTCTCTCGCGTGAGAGTCAGCGCCGACCAAGGcccatcgtcttcttcttccggtGGTTCCAACAATGGCAAGAACGGGTACGGAGATTACCTGATCGAGGAAGAGGAAGGCGTTAACGAGCAGAGCGTCGTCGCCAAGTGCGCCGAGATTCAGACCGCTATATCCGAAG GTGCAACTTCGTTCCTGTTCACCGAGTACAGATACGTCGGCGTCTTCATGGTCATCTTCGCTGCTATCATCTTCGTCTTCCTCGGCTCCGTCGAAGGGTTCAGCACCGAGAACAAGCCCTGCACTTACGACGAGACCAAGACCTGCAAACCCGCCTTAGCCACCGCAGCTTTCAGCACCGTCGCGTTCATCCTCGGTGCCGTCACCTCTGTTCTCTCCGGTTTCCTCGGGATGAAGATCGCCACTTACGCCAACGCTAGAACCACCTTGGAGGCGAGGAAAGGCGTCGGAAAGGCCTTCATCGTCGCCTTCAGGTCCGGGGCCGTCATGGGCTTCCTTCTCGCCGCGAGTGGTCTGCTTGTGCTTTACGTCACCATCAATGTGTTCAAGATCTATTACGGTGAGGACTGGGAAGGTCTCTTCGAGGCTATTACTGGTTACGGTCTTGGCGGCTCTTCCATGGCTCTCTTTGGACGTGTCGGTGGTGGTATCTACACTAAAGCTGCTGATGTCGGTGCTGACCTTGTCGGTAAAATCGAGAGGAATATTCCAGAAGATGATCCAAGAAACCCAGCT GTCATTGCTGATAATGTGGGTGACAATGTTGGTGACATTGCTGGTATGGGATCTGATCTCTTTGGTTCCTACGCTGAAGCCTCATGTGCTGCGCTTGTTGTTGCTTCCATCTCTTCCTTTGGAATCAACCATGACTTCACTGCCATGTGCTACCCGCTGCTCATCAGTTCGATGGGTATCTTGGTTTGTTTGATCACAACTCTCTTCGCCACTGATTTCTTTGAGATCAAGGCTGTTAAGGAGATTGAGCCAGCGTTGAAGAATCAGCTCATTATCTCCACTGTTATCATGACCGTTGGGATCGCTATTGTCTCATATGTTGGCTTGCCTTCTTCCTTCACCATCTTCAACTTTGGAGCACAAAAGGTCGTCAAGAACTG GCAGCTATTCCTATGTGTCTGTGTTGGTCTCTGGGCTGGACTCATCATTGGTTTTGTCACTGAATATTACACTAGCAATGCCTACAG ccCTGTGCAAGATGTTGCAGATTCATGCAGAACTGGTGCAGCCACCAATGTCATATTCGGATTGGCTCTTGGTTACAAATCCGTCATTATACCAATCTTCGCCATTGCTGTCAGTATATTCGTTAGCTTCAGCTTTGCTGCTATGTACGGTGTTGCCGTCGCCGCTCTAGGCATGCTCAGTACCATCGCCACTGGTTTGGCCATTGATGCTTACGGTCCCATCAGTGACAATGCTGGTGGTATCGCTGAAATGGCTGGAATGAGCCACCGCATTCGCGAAAGAACCGATGCTCTTGATGCAGCTGGAAACACCACCGCCGCTATTGGAAAAGGATTTGCTATTGGCTCTGCCGCGCTCGTCTCCTTGGCTCTGTTCGGTGCCTTTGTGAGCCGTGCTGGTGTCCACACCGTGGATGTTTTGACCCCAAAGGTTATCATTGGGCTTCTCGTCGGTGCCATGCTTCCTTACTGGTTCTCGGCCATGACGATGAAGAGTGTGGGGAGTGCAGCTCTTAAGATGGTTGAAGAAGTTCGCAGGCAGTTCAACACCATCCCTGGACTCATGGAAGGTACTGCGAAACCAGACTACGCCACGTGCGTCAAGATCTCAACAGACGCTTCCATCAAGGAGATGATTCCTCCTGGTTGCCTTGTCATGCTTACACCTCTCATTGTTGGTTTCTTCTTTGGTGTtgagactctctctggtgttttGGCTGGCTCCCTTGTTTCCGGTGTTCAG ATTGCTATTTCTGCTTCCAACACTGGTGGTGCCTGGGACAACGCCAAGAAATACATCGAG GCGGGTGTATCAGAGCATGCAAAGAGTCTAGGACCAAAGGGCTCAGAGCCACACAAGGCAGCTGTGATTGGAGACACTATCGGAGACCCATTGAAGGATACATCAGGACCTTCGTTGAACATCTTGATCAAGCTCATGGCTGTTGAGTCTCTCGTCTTTGCTCCCTTCTTTGCCACTCACGGTGGTATCCTTTTCAAGTAcctctaa
- the LOC108805095 gene encoding uncharacterized protein LOC108805095: protein MATLLRLDNTPAAFLAFTTTPRRADTASNQHRFASSTRRRATTVSVRTKPSPFHSSSAVYSDSRRRLFSATASASTSLAVLETEDPFDDASTELTTGPDNRIPATIITGFLGSGKTTLLNHILTGGHGKRIAVIENEFGEVDIDGSLVAAKTSGAEDIILLNNGCLCCTVRGDLVRMISELVSKKKGRFDHIVIETTGLANPAPIIQTFYAEDEIFNDVKLDGVVTLVDAKHARLHLDEVKPEGFVNEAVEQIAYADRIIVNKTDLVGGQELDSVMQRIKSINSMAHIKRTKYGKVDLDYVLGIGGFDLERIENSVNEEEKEDHDDDHHHHDHGHDCHDHHSEHDHEHGHHDSHDHTHDPGVSSVSLVCEGDLDLEKANMWLGALLYQRSEDIYRMKGILAVQDMEERFVFQGVHEIFEGSPDRLWRKDEKRTNKIVFIGKNLNREELEMGFKACLV, encoded by the exons ATGGCGACGCTGCTCAGACTCGACAACACACCCGCGGCTTTTCTCGCTTTCACCACCACTCCCCGCCGTGCCGATACGGCGTCGAACCAACATCGATTCGCTTCTTCTACTCGCAGGAGAGCCACCACAGTTTCCGTCAGAACGAAACCGTCGCCGTTCCATTCCTCCTCCGCGGTTTACTCTGACAGCCGTCGGAGACTCTTCTCCGCAACTGCCTCCGCATCTACCTCGCTGGCTGTTCTGGAAACCGAAGATCCCTTCGATGATGCTTCCACTGAGCTTACCACTGGGCCTGACAATCGAATTCCCGCCACTATTATCACTGGCTTCCTCGGCTCTGGTAAG ACGACATTACTAAACCATATATTGACGGGAGGTCATGGGAAGCGTATAGCTGTGATCGAGAACGAG TTTGGTGAAGTGGACATTGATGGATCACTCGTGGCAGCTAAAACTTCTGGAGCAGAGGATATTATATTGCTTAACAATGGATGTCTCTGTTGTACGGTCAGGGGTGATCTTGTGAGGATGATTTCCGAATTGGTCAGTAAGAAGAAAGGAAGGTTTGACCATATCGTCATTGAGACTACAG GATTGGCGAATCCAGCCCCGATTATCCAAACTTTTTATGCTGAGGATGAAATCTTCAACGATGTCAAACTTGATGGGGTTGTTACTCTGGTTGATGCTAAACATGCTCGTTTGCATCTGGATGAGGTCAAACCTGAAGGCTTTGTCAACGAGGCGGTTGAACAAATAGCTTACGCTGATCGTATCATAGTTAACAAG aCTGATCTTGTTGGTGGGCAAGAACTAGATTCAGTGATGCAGCGAATAAAG AGCATAAACAGCATGGCTCACATAAAGCGAACAAAGTATGGGAAGGTTGACCTGGATTATGTTCTTGGAATTGGAGGTTTTGATCTAGAAAG AATTGAGAACTCTGTGaatgaagaagagaaggaagatcacgatgatgatcatcatcatcatgaccATGGTCATGACTGCCATGATCACCACAGTGAGCATGATCATGAACACG GGCATCACGATTCTCATGATCATACGCATGACCCTGGTGTTTCTTCAGTCAGCTTAGTTTGCGAAGGAGACTTAGACCTCGAGAAG GCTAACATGTGGCTTGGGGCGCTGTTGTACCAACGCAGTGAGGATATCTACAGAATGAAAGGTATCCTCGCCGTCCAAGACATGGAGGAGAGATTCGTGTTTCAG GGAGttcatgaaatatttgaaggatCACCGGACCGGCTATGGCGAAAAGATGAGAAGAGAACGAACAAGATCGTTTTCATCGGCAAGAATTTGAACCGGGAGGAGTTAGAGATGGGTTTCAAAGCTTGCTTGGTTTGA
- the LOC108812239 gene encoding centromere protein C isoform X1 has protein sequence MVDPGRSSTLESDPLHSYSGLSLFPRTLKSMSIPPPPPLYQSDALQQTHTLLESMPFEVSKEHQEQAKCILDESSQVLEQGTGSSGVAASEEDANVVGVEANPIPTKRERRPAYERKRAHFTFKPTISESSPQKEPTFDPSKYPKPREYFAAYERFLIAQREWQKQTGTFVKETHQYQKRPRRPELPGRKRGTYKHTYTDSYLIDLKNSQSENPVPSEQSLEENAAAHVKPAEQSLEENTAAHVKTADREVDDSTANADKNLENILTELLACSPDELDGDAGVKLLEERLNIKPIDKQRLAFPEIPEFIDVRRMDLKASGRNPSKPRTALSNIQNLVKGINSDASRKKSQASPSYSPQDQFSFPDRLNLLPGDQQPGEVDTAKDSNATLGSSVANNTDNVITDASPSNVGAVHVASEFNNSVQKSFFEDGSDTLSGVHRSNSSPDRNADNCVDSITDIDPATLKLNVDVQTKGNEGDVLMGESEANRNTGRRENDVDINEITEQLDNLAEVAPRDDARMDHFTVEDESIPYQQEQYNTMEGSIEHEEHIQGPPHGEENDNADTTCGVQVEDAQQEAHNSSAKQTNKRSKRGSSDSNMKKRSKTVHGESEKDKQTKTLSHESRAKKQTKGKANERTEKTQKKTVTRESQMFSRRKSLAAAGTNWETGVRRSTRIKSRPLEYWKGERFLYGRVHGSLATVIGIKYESPGNKGKGETRALKVKSFVSDAYKEFVESAALH, from the exons ATGGTTGATCCGGGACGGAGTTCAACTCTAGAGTCAGATCCCCTACATTCTTACTCAGGTCTCTCCTTGTTTCCTCGCACGCTGAAATCAATGTCcatccctcctcctcctcctctctacCAATCCGACGCTCTTCAGCAGACGCATACTCTCCTCGAATCTATG CCTTTTGAAGTTTCAAAAGAGCATCAGGAGCAGGCAAAGTGTATCTTAGATGAAAGCTCACAAGTTTTAGAGCAAGGCACTGGGAGCAGTGGTGTAGCAGCATCAGAAGAAGATGCGAATGTTGTTGGTGTCGAGGCGAACCCTATCCCTACTAAGCGGGAAAGAAGACCGGCGTATGAACGTAAACGAGCACACTTTACTTTCAAGCCTACGATAAG TGAATCATCACCTCAAAAAGAACCAACTTTTGATCCAAGTAAATATCCAAAACCAAGAGAGTACTTTGCTGCGTATGAGAGATTTCTAA TTGCTCAACGAGAATGGCAGAAGCAGACTGGCACCTTTGTAAAAGAGACACACCAGTATCAGAAACGCCCTCGCAGACCAGAGCTTCCAGG GAGAAAACGGGGTACATACAAGCATACTTATACGGATAGTTATCTCATTGACTTGAAAAATTCTCAAAGTGAAAACCCCGTTCCTTCTGAACAAAGCTTAGAGGAAAACGCTGCTGCACATGTTAAGCCTGCGGAACAAAGCTTAGAGGAAAACACAGCTGCACATGTTAAGACTGCGGACAGAGAAGTTGATG ATTCAACGGCAAACGCAGACAAGaacttagaaaatattttgactGAGTTGCTTGCTTGCTCTCCGGATGAGCTTGACGGGGATGCTGGTGTCAAGCTTTTGGAGGAACGCTTGAATATCAAGCCCATTGATAAGCAAAGGCTTGCTTTCCCTGAAATTCCTGAATTTATAGATGTCAGAAGAATGGACTTGAAGGCGTCTGGAAGGAACCCATCAAAGCCAAGAACTGCGTTGTCAAACATACAGAATTTGGTAAAAGGGATCAACAGTGATGCGAGTCGGAAAAAAAGCCAGGCATCACCATCATATTCACCACAGGATCAGTTTTCATTTCCCGACAGGCTTAATTTGCTTCCAGGCGATCAACAGCCTGGAGAGGTCGATACTGCAAAGGATTCGAATGCCACTTTGGGATCTTCAGTGGCCAACAATACTGATAACGTTATAACTGATGCATCTCCGTCTAATGTGGGCGCTGTTCACGTTGCTAGCGAATTCAACAATTCAGTGCAGAAGAGTTTCTTTGAAGATGGTTCTGACACTCTCTCTGGCGTCCATAGATCTAATTCAAGTCCAGATAGGAACGCAGATAACTGTGTGGATAGCATCACGGACATAGATCCAGCCACACTGAAGCTGAATGTAGATGTGCAAACAAAAGGAAATGAGGGAGATGTACTCATGGGTGAAAGTGAAGCAAACAGAAACACTGGCAGAAGAGAAAATGATGTTGATATCAATGAAATAACTGAGCAGTTAGACAACCTG GCGGAAGTTGCACCTAGAGACGATGCAAGAATGGATCATTTTACTGTAGAAGATGAAAGCATCCCATATCAGCAAG AACAATACAACACCATGGAGGGATCCATTGAACATGAGGAGCACATTCAAGGACCACCACATGGAGAGGAAAATGACAACGCAGACACTACTTGTGGAGTTCAAGTAGAAGATGCTCAG CAGGAGGCTCACAACTCGTCAGCGAAACAGACAAACAAGAGAAGCAAGAGAGGATCTTCTGATAGCAATATGAAAAAGCGAAGCAAAACCGTGCACGGCGAGAGTGAGAAGGACAAGCAAACGAAAACATTATCACATGAAAGTAGAGCAAAGAAGCAAACCAAAGGAAAAGCGAACGAGAGAACGGAGAAGACGCAAAAGAAGACAGTAACACGTGAGAGTCAGATGTTCTCCCGTAGGAAAAGCCTTGCAG CTGCTGGTACTAATTGGGAAACTGGTGTCAGACGAAGTACAAGGATTAAGTCGAGACCTCTTGAATACTGGAAAGGTGAAAGATTCTTGTACGGACGTGTTCACGGGA GTTTGGCGACTGTGATCGGAATAAAGTATGAATCTCCGGGGAACAAGGGCAAAGGCGAAACGCGCGCATTGAAGGTGAAATCATTTGTATCTGATGCATACAAAGAGTTCGTTGAATCAGCCGCCTTGCACTGA